One segment of Chionomys nivalis chromosome 3, mChiNiv1.1, whole genome shotgun sequence DNA contains the following:
- the Vwa5b2 gene encoding von Willebrand factor A domain-containing protein 5B2 isoform X6 — MPGLYCPSSWTPLPLTDSCVRAYAKGPCLSLRARLTYHNPQPQPVDGVFVYPLAEAEVVSGFEAEAAGRRVSFQLQSRRRLQAPCCRALGPGLGTSLPRRCSQGHLVLDLAQARSTLVLPTGLVAAAGTMTVTLCSSRELPSRPDGVMHVALPTVFTPLAQPGLPGSPRSPGLCDDSPTSCFGVSSPEEEGQAWEQPTAPPDVFSGPAHCPAPYTFSFEMLVTGPCLLAGLESPSHALRADAFPHASSAATICVTLAEGHPCDRALEILLHPSEPHQPHLMLEAGSLSSAEYEARVRARHDFQRLQRRDSDGERQVWFLQRRFHKDILLNPVLVLRFCPDLSSKPGHLSAATRELLFLLDGSSAVHKDAIVLAVKSLPAQTLVNLATFGKSVQPLFSESRPCSDDTVQLICESIETLQAVSGPPDVLAVLDWALGQPQHRAHPRQLFLITAASPMAATTHQALELMRWHRGAARCFSFALAPACHQMLHDLSVLSRGQAYFLRPGERLQPKLVQALRKALEPALSDISVDWFVPDAVEALLTPREIPTLYPGDQLLGYCSLFRVDGFRSCAPGGQEPGWQSLGGSVFPSPEEAFSVTSPGTELTHTAEPPGTGTVSAELSLSSPWAAGDSEHTGVEALTDPVTDPGPNPSSDTAIWRRIFQSSYIREQYVLTHCSASPEPGLDSTCSSESPGSQGPGSPNGSLPLDPPSQQGCRSLTWVEPAGSRSCPLPVPPPSPFKVGALSAEVLGRRHRAALAGRSLSSPSSRANPAVPGRPRHPSLDAIPDGSGPEPGQQLGQGLDDSGNLLSPAPLDWDMLMEPPFLFKAVPPNGEPTPPAEPLPPQAPRCHVVIRALCGEQPMCWEVGAGLEELWGPGDGSQPTSLPGREAAWDQALHRLTAASVVRDNEQLALRGRAETTAEQGRVRRSWLRAVQTSKASSAPSHFTCPVAVDASTREVLPGALQVWSSDPTELSGPSASQDHLAAAPLPTAVHSKGAWDLDLNDNSKSALREPISPTGGHHGLPRQPSAASRLSLGRHRRLCSSSKGQTSESNSDGSNHDYLPLVRLQEAPGSFRLDEPFCAAVCIPQERLCRASPFAAHRASLSPTSASSPWALLGPGIGQGDSATASCSQSPSSGSEGPGQVDSGRGSDTEVSEGMERQGSSDLRGRTWATAVALAWLEHRCAAAFGEWELTASKADCWLRAQHLPDGLDLTALKAAARGLFLLLRHWDQNLQLHLLCYSPANV; from the exons ATGCCCGGCCTGTACTGCCCCTCCAGCTGGACGCCGCTGCCGCTCACTGACTCGTGTGTCCGGGCCTACGCCAAGGGACCCTGTCTCAGCCTGCGGGCTCGGCTCACCTACCACAACCCGCAGCCCCAACCGGTGGATG GCGTGTTCGTGTACCCGCTGGCCGAGGCGGAGGTGGTATCTGGCttcgaggcagaggcagccggacgGCGCGTCTCCTTCCAGCTGCAGAGCCGGCGCCGCTTGCAGGCCCCCTGCTGCCGTGCTCTGGGACCCGGACTGGGGACCTCTCTGCCCCGCCGCTGCTCACAGG GTCATCTTGTCTTGGATCTGGCCCAAGCCCGGTCCACGCTGGTGCTGCCCACTGGCCTCGTTGCTGCGGCTGGTACCATGACAGTGACCCTGTGCAGCAGCCGGGAGTTGCCCTCCAGGCCTGATGGGGTGATGCATGTGGCCCTGCCCACTGTGTTCACCCCACTGGCCCAGCCAGGCCTGCCGGGGTCCCCCAGGTCTCCGGGGCTCTGTGACGACAG CCCCACTAGCTGCTTTGGGGTAAGCAGCCCTGAGGAGGAAGGGCAGGCCTGGGAGCAACCAACTGCCCCTCCGGACGTGTTCTCAGGCCCTGCCCACTGTCCTGCTCCATACACCTTCTCCTTCGAGATGCTGGTGACTGGGCCGTGTCTGTTGGCAG GACTAGAGAGTCCCTCTCACGCCCTGCGTGCAGATGCCTTCCCTCATGCCAGCTCTGCAGCCACTATCTGTGTCACACTGGCAGAGGGCCATCCATGTGATCGGGCCTTGGAGATCCTCTTGCACCCCAGTG AGCCCCATCAGCCACACTTGATGCTGGAGGCTGGTAGCTTGAGCTCAGCAGAATACGAGGCCCGAGTGAGGGCCCGCCATGACTTCCAGCGGCTGCAGCGAAGAGACAGTGATGGGGAACGGCAG GTGTGGTTCCTGCAGCGCCGATTCCACAAGGACATCTTGCTGAACCCGGTGCTGGTGCTGCGCTTCTGCCCAGACCTGAGCTCCAAGCCTGGACACTTGAGTGCAGCTACGCGGGAGCTCCTCTTCCTGTTAGACGGCAGCAGCGCAGTACACAAG GATGCCATCGTTTTGGCTGTAAAATCCCTCCCAGCTCAGACACTTGTCAACCTAGCCACATTTGGGAAATCGGTACAGCCCCTCTTCTCAGAGAGTCGGCCTTGCAGTGAT GACACCGTCCAGCTCATCTGTGAGAGCATCGAGACTCTTCAGGCTGTCAGCGGTCCCCCTGATGTGCTGGCTGTGTTGGATTGGGCCTTAGGGCAACCCCAGCACAGGGCCCATCCTCGACAGCTGTTCCTGATCACTGCCGCCTCACCAATGGCTGCCACGACACACCAAGCCCTGGAGTTGATGAGGTGGCACAGAGGTGCAGCCAG gTGCTTCTCCTTTGCCTTGGCACCTGCTTGCCACCAGATGCTCCATGACTTGTCTGTCCTCAGCAGGGGGCAGGCCTACTTCCTGAGGCCTGGGGAGAGACTGCAGCCTAAG CTCGTGCAGGCTCTGCGGAAGGCACTGGAACCTGCTTTGAGTGACATCTCGGTGGACTGGTTTGTGCCTGATGCTGTGGAGGCACTGCTGACACCCCGGGAGATCCCAACACTCTACCCTGGAGACCAGCTGCTCGGCTACTGCTCACTTTTCAGGGTGGATGGCTTCCGGTCCTGCGCTCCAGGG GGCCAAGAGCCTGGTTGGCAGAGCTTGGGCGGTTCAGTGTTCCCATCTCCAGAGGAGGCATTCTCTGTCACCAGCCCTGGCACTGAGCTTACACACACCGCAGAGCCACCGGGAACAGGCACGGTGTCAGCAGAGCTGTCGCTGTCGAGCCCATGGGCTGCAGGAGACTCGGAGCACA CAGGCGTGGAAGCTCTGACAGACCCGGTCACGGACCCTGGACCCAACCCCTCATCTGACACAGCTATATGGCGTCGCATCTTCCAGTCCTCATACATCCGGGAGCAGTATGTGCTTACCCACTGCTCTGCCAGCCCTGAGCCAGGCCTGGACTCCACCTGCAGCAGCGAGTCCCCAGGCTCCCAGGGGCCTGGCTCTCCCAATGGTAGCCTTCCTCTGGATCCCCCTTCTCAGCAGGGCTGCCGAAGCCTGACCTGGGTAGAACCTGCAGGCTCCCGTTCTTGCCCGCTGCCTGTACCCCCGCCATCTCCATTCAAG GTGGGAGCCTTGAGCGCTGAGGTGCTGGGCCGTCGGCACAGAGCAGCTCTGGCTGGGCGAAGTCTCTCATCTCCCTCCAGCCGGGCAAACCCAGCAGTCCCTGGTAGACCCCGGCACCCCTCTCTAGATGCAATACCAGATGGATCAGGCCCTGAGCCGGGACAACAGCTGGGTCAGGGCCTAGATGATTCAG GAAACCTGCTCTCCCCAGCCCCCTTGGACTGGGATATGTTGATGGAACCACCTTTCTTATTCAAGGCTGTGCCACCCAATGGGGAACCAACCCCTCCAGCAGAGCCTCTGCCCCCCCAGGCTCCACGTTGTCATGTGGTGATCCGGGCCTTGTGTGGGGAACAGCCAATGTGCTGGGAGGTGGGTGCAGGGCTGGAGGAGCTCTGGGGTCCTGGGGATGGCTCACAGCCTACATCACTCCCCGGAAGAGAAGCTGCGTGGGATCAGGCACTCCATAGGCTGACTGCAGCCTCTGTGGTCCGCGACAACGAACAGCTGGCTCTCCGTGGAAGAGCTGAAACCACAGCTGAGCAAG GCCGAGTCAGAAGGTCCTGGCTCCGAGCCGTTCAGACAAGCAAGGCCAGCTCTGCCCCATCCCACTTTACCTGCCCTGTTGCTGTAGATGCTTCCACTAGGGAGGTCTTGCCTGGAGCCCTGCAGGTGTGGAGTTCAG ATCCAACTGAGCTCTCAGGCCCGTCTGCCTCTCAAGACCATCTGGCTGCAGCTCCTCTGCCTACAGCAGTCCACTCTAAAG GTGCCTGGGACCTGGACTTAAATGACAACTCCAAATCAGCATTGAGGGAGCCCATATCCCCCACTGGAGGTCATCATGGCTTGCCCCGCCAGCCTTCAGCTGCTTCCAGGCTCAGCCTAGGTCGTCATCGCAGACTCTGCAGCTCCAGTAAGGGTCAGACTAGTGAGAGCAACAGCGATGGCAGCAACCATGACTACCTGCCTTTG GTGAGACTGCAAGAGGCCCCAGGCTCCTTCCGCCTGGATGAACCCTTCTGTGCCGCCGTCTGCATTCCTCAGGAGCGCCTGTGCCGGGCCTCACCCTTTGCTGCACACCGTGCCAGTCTCAGCCCCACCTCAGCCTCATCTCCTTGGGCACTTCTGGGCCCTGGTATTGGCCAGGGTGACAGCGCCACAGCCTCCTGCAGCCAGTCCCCCAGCTCAGGCTCTGAGGGTCCAGGCCAAGTAGACAGTGGACGGGGCTCAGATACTGAGGTCTCAGAAGGAATGGAAAGGCAGGGCAGCTCTGATCTGCGGGGGCGCACCTGGGCCACAGCAGTGGCCCTAGCATGGCTGGAGCACCGCTGCGCAGCTGCCTTCGGCGAGTGGGAACTGACAGCGTCCAAAGCCGACTGCTGGCTGAGGGCCCAACACCTGCCTGATGGCCTTGACCTGACAGCCCTCAAAGCTGCTGCCCGGGGGCTCTTCCTGTTACTGCGACACTGGGACCAGAATCTGCAGCTGCACTTGCTGTGTTACAGCCCTGCGAATGTGTAA
- the Vwa5b2 gene encoding von Willebrand factor A domain-containing protein 5B2 isoform X1, which translates to MPGLYCPSSWTPLPLTDSCVRAYAKGPCLSLRARLTYHNPQPQPVDGVFVYPLAEAEVVSGFEAEAAGRRVSFQLQSRRRLQAPCCRALGPGLGTSLPRRCSQGHLVLDLAQARSTLVLPTGLVAAAGTMTVTLCSSRELPSRPDGVMHVALPTVFTPLAQPGLPGSPRSPGLCDDRLGLCPTSCFGVSSPEEEGQAWEQPTAPPDVFSGPAHCPAPYTFSFEMLVTGPCLLAGLESPSHALRADAFPHASSAATICVTLAEGHPCDRALEILLHPSEPHQPHLMLEAGSLSSAEYEARVRARHDFQRLQRRDSDGERQVWFLQRRFHKDILLNPVLVLRFCPDLSSKPGHLSAATRELLFLLDGSSAVHKDAIVLAVKSLPAQTLVNLATFGKSVQPLFSESRPCSDDTVQLICESIETLQAVSGPPDVLAVLDWALGQPQHRAHPRQLFLITAASPMAATTHQALELMRWHRGAARCFSFALAPACHQMLHDLSVLSRGQAYFLRPGERLQPKLVQALRKALEPALSDISVDWFVPDAVEALLTPREIPTLYPGDQLLGYCSLFRVDGFRSCAPGGQEPGWQSLGGSVFPSPEEAFSVTSPGTELTHTAEPPGTGTVSAELSLSSPWAAGDSEHTGVEALTDPVTDPGPNPSSDTAIWRRIFQSSYIREQYVLTHCSASPEPGLDSTCSSESPGSQGPGSPNGSLPLDPPSQQGCRSLTWVEPAGSRSCPLPVPPPSPFKVGALSAEVLGRRHRAALAGRSLSSPSSRANPAVPGRPRHPSLDAIPDGSGPEPGQQLGQGLDDSGNLLSPAPLDWDMLMEPPFLFKAVPPNGEPTPPAEPLPPQAPRCHVVIRALCGEQPMCWEVGAGLEELWGPGDGSQPTSLPGREAAWDQALHRLTAASVVRDNEQLALRGRAETTAEQGRVRRSWLRAVQTSKASSAPSHFTCPVAVDASTREVLPGALQVWSSDPTELSGPSASQDHLAAAPLPTAVHSKGHQGGSSAGAWDLDLNDNSKSALREPISPTGGHHGLPRQPSAASRLSLGRHRRLCSSSKGQTSESNSDGSNHDYLPLVRLQEAPGSFRLDEPFCAAVCIPQERLCRASPFAAHRASLSPTSASSPWALLGPGIGQGDSATASCSQSPSSGSEGPGQVDSGRGSDTEVSEGMERQGSSDLRGRTWATAVALAWLEHRCAAAFGEWELTASKADCWLRAQHLPDGLDLTALKAAARGLFLLLRHWDQNLQLHLLCYSPANV; encoded by the exons ATGCCCGGCCTGTACTGCCCCTCCAGCTGGACGCCGCTGCCGCTCACTGACTCGTGTGTCCGGGCCTACGCCAAGGGACCCTGTCTCAGCCTGCGGGCTCGGCTCACCTACCACAACCCGCAGCCCCAACCGGTGGATG GCGTGTTCGTGTACCCGCTGGCCGAGGCGGAGGTGGTATCTGGCttcgaggcagaggcagccggacgGCGCGTCTCCTTCCAGCTGCAGAGCCGGCGCCGCTTGCAGGCCCCCTGCTGCCGTGCTCTGGGACCCGGACTGGGGACCTCTCTGCCCCGCCGCTGCTCACAGG GTCATCTTGTCTTGGATCTGGCCCAAGCCCGGTCCACGCTGGTGCTGCCCACTGGCCTCGTTGCTGCGGCTGGTACCATGACAGTGACCCTGTGCAGCAGCCGGGAGTTGCCCTCCAGGCCTGATGGGGTGATGCATGTGGCCCTGCCCACTGTGTTCACCCCACTGGCCCAGCCAGGCCTGCCGGGGTCCCCCAGGTCTCCGGGGCTCTGTGACGACAGGTTGGGCCTATG CCCCACTAGCTGCTTTGGGGTAAGCAGCCCTGAGGAGGAAGGGCAGGCCTGGGAGCAACCAACTGCCCCTCCGGACGTGTTCTCAGGCCCTGCCCACTGTCCTGCTCCATACACCTTCTCCTTCGAGATGCTGGTGACTGGGCCGTGTCTGTTGGCAG GACTAGAGAGTCCCTCTCACGCCCTGCGTGCAGATGCCTTCCCTCATGCCAGCTCTGCAGCCACTATCTGTGTCACACTGGCAGAGGGCCATCCATGTGATCGGGCCTTGGAGATCCTCTTGCACCCCAGTG AGCCCCATCAGCCACACTTGATGCTGGAGGCTGGTAGCTTGAGCTCAGCAGAATACGAGGCCCGAGTGAGGGCCCGCCATGACTTCCAGCGGCTGCAGCGAAGAGACAGTGATGGGGAACGGCAG GTGTGGTTCCTGCAGCGCCGATTCCACAAGGACATCTTGCTGAACCCGGTGCTGGTGCTGCGCTTCTGCCCAGACCTGAGCTCCAAGCCTGGACACTTGAGTGCAGCTACGCGGGAGCTCCTCTTCCTGTTAGACGGCAGCAGCGCAGTACACAAG GATGCCATCGTTTTGGCTGTAAAATCCCTCCCAGCTCAGACACTTGTCAACCTAGCCACATTTGGGAAATCGGTACAGCCCCTCTTCTCAGAGAGTCGGCCTTGCAGTGAT GACACCGTCCAGCTCATCTGTGAGAGCATCGAGACTCTTCAGGCTGTCAGCGGTCCCCCTGATGTGCTGGCTGTGTTGGATTGGGCCTTAGGGCAACCCCAGCACAGGGCCCATCCTCGACAGCTGTTCCTGATCACTGCCGCCTCACCAATGGCTGCCACGACACACCAAGCCCTGGAGTTGATGAGGTGGCACAGAGGTGCAGCCAG gTGCTTCTCCTTTGCCTTGGCACCTGCTTGCCACCAGATGCTCCATGACTTGTCTGTCCTCAGCAGGGGGCAGGCCTACTTCCTGAGGCCTGGGGAGAGACTGCAGCCTAAG CTCGTGCAGGCTCTGCGGAAGGCACTGGAACCTGCTTTGAGTGACATCTCGGTGGACTGGTTTGTGCCTGATGCTGTGGAGGCACTGCTGACACCCCGGGAGATCCCAACACTCTACCCTGGAGACCAGCTGCTCGGCTACTGCTCACTTTTCAGGGTGGATGGCTTCCGGTCCTGCGCTCCAGGG GGCCAAGAGCCTGGTTGGCAGAGCTTGGGCGGTTCAGTGTTCCCATCTCCAGAGGAGGCATTCTCTGTCACCAGCCCTGGCACTGAGCTTACACACACCGCAGAGCCACCGGGAACAGGCACGGTGTCAGCAGAGCTGTCGCTGTCGAGCCCATGGGCTGCAGGAGACTCGGAGCACA CAGGCGTGGAAGCTCTGACAGACCCGGTCACGGACCCTGGACCCAACCCCTCATCTGACACAGCTATATGGCGTCGCATCTTCCAGTCCTCATACATCCGGGAGCAGTATGTGCTTACCCACTGCTCTGCCAGCCCTGAGCCAGGCCTGGACTCCACCTGCAGCAGCGAGTCCCCAGGCTCCCAGGGGCCTGGCTCTCCCAATGGTAGCCTTCCTCTGGATCCCCCTTCTCAGCAGGGCTGCCGAAGCCTGACCTGGGTAGAACCTGCAGGCTCCCGTTCTTGCCCGCTGCCTGTACCCCCGCCATCTCCATTCAAG GTGGGAGCCTTGAGCGCTGAGGTGCTGGGCCGTCGGCACAGAGCAGCTCTGGCTGGGCGAAGTCTCTCATCTCCCTCCAGCCGGGCAAACCCAGCAGTCCCTGGTAGACCCCGGCACCCCTCTCTAGATGCAATACCAGATGGATCAGGCCCTGAGCCGGGACAACAGCTGGGTCAGGGCCTAGATGATTCAG GAAACCTGCTCTCCCCAGCCCCCTTGGACTGGGATATGTTGATGGAACCACCTTTCTTATTCAAGGCTGTGCCACCCAATGGGGAACCAACCCCTCCAGCAGAGCCTCTGCCCCCCCAGGCTCCACGTTGTCATGTGGTGATCCGGGCCTTGTGTGGGGAACAGCCAATGTGCTGGGAGGTGGGTGCAGGGCTGGAGGAGCTCTGGGGTCCTGGGGATGGCTCACAGCCTACATCACTCCCCGGAAGAGAAGCTGCGTGGGATCAGGCACTCCATAGGCTGACTGCAGCCTCTGTGGTCCGCGACAACGAACAGCTGGCTCTCCGTGGAAGAGCTGAAACCACAGCTGAGCAAG GCCGAGTCAGAAGGTCCTGGCTCCGAGCCGTTCAGACAAGCAAGGCCAGCTCTGCCCCATCCCACTTTACCTGCCCTGTTGCTGTAGATGCTTCCACTAGGGAGGTCTTGCCTGGAGCCCTGCAGGTGTGGAGTTCAG ATCCAACTGAGCTCTCAGGCCCGTCTGCCTCTCAAGACCATCTGGCTGCAGCTCCTCTGCCTACAGCAGTCCACTCTAAAG GACATCAGGGAGGCTCTTCTGCAGGTGCCTGGGACCTGGACTTAAATGACAACTCCAAATCAGCATTGAGGGAGCCCATATCCCCCACTGGAGGTCATCATGGCTTGCCCCGCCAGCCTTCAGCTGCTTCCAGGCTCAGCCTAGGTCGTCATCGCAGACTCTGCAGCTCCAGTAAGGGTCAGACTAGTGAGAGCAACAGCGATGGCAGCAACCATGACTACCTGCCTTTG GTGAGACTGCAAGAGGCCCCAGGCTCCTTCCGCCTGGATGAACCCTTCTGTGCCGCCGTCTGCATTCCTCAGGAGCGCCTGTGCCGGGCCTCACCCTTTGCTGCACACCGTGCCAGTCTCAGCCCCACCTCAGCCTCATCTCCTTGGGCACTTCTGGGCCCTGGTATTGGCCAGGGTGACAGCGCCACAGCCTCCTGCAGCCAGTCCCCCAGCTCAGGCTCTGAGGGTCCAGGCCAAGTAGACAGTGGACGGGGCTCAGATACTGAGGTCTCAGAAGGAATGGAAAGGCAGGGCAGCTCTGATCTGCGGGGGCGCACCTGGGCCACAGCAGTGGCCCTAGCATGGCTGGAGCACCGCTGCGCAGCTGCCTTCGGCGAGTGGGAACTGACAGCGTCCAAAGCCGACTGCTGGCTGAGGGCCCAACACCTGCCTGATGGCCTTGACCTGACAGCCCTCAAAGCTGCTGCCCGGGGGCTCTTCCTGTTACTGCGACACTGGGACCAGAATCTGCAGCTGCACTTGCTGTGTTACAGCCCTGCGAATGTGTAA